A genomic stretch from Shewanella woodyi ATCC 51908 includes:
- a CDS encoding alanine/glycine:cation symporter family protein, translating to MNFHALLADINAIVWGPVTLCLLVGTGLYLTLRLKLIQVFKLPMALGLLFKPANGKGDLSSFAALCTALSATIGTGNIVGVATAIKIGGPGALFWMWLAAFFGMATKYAECMLAVKYRTTDARGQIAGGPMYYIERGLGLSWLAKLFAIFGVGVAFFGIGTFAQVNAISDALTIAFHVPAWATSLVLTILVAAVTLGGVKRIANVAQKLVPTMALGYVLACLWVLITFSEQILPAFELVIHSAFTPISAAGGFLGATVAQALQIGIARGVFSNESGLGSAPIAAAAAKTNEPVEQGLVSMTGTFFDTIIICTMTGLVLIITGVWSGDTAGAAMTSAAFASGGSVLVGQYFVTVALVCFAFTTILGWHYYGERCWYYLMGERGLRAYQGVFLGLIALGSFIHLDMIWLLADTVNGLMAIPNLIAIIGLRHIIYLETLSYFTRFDKKDLEGTPSDVLPS from the coding sequence ATGAATTTTCACGCGCTTTTAGCCGATATCAACGCCATTGTCTGGGGACCAGTTACCCTGTGCTTATTGGTTGGAACCGGCCTTTACCTCACCCTTAGACTGAAACTTATCCAAGTCTTTAAGCTGCCTATGGCACTGGGCTTACTGTTTAAACCAGCTAATGGTAAGGGGGACTTATCCTCTTTTGCTGCACTGTGTACTGCACTGTCAGCCACAATCGGTACCGGCAATATTGTTGGTGTGGCCACTGCAATTAAAATTGGCGGCCCAGGGGCACTATTTTGGATGTGGTTAGCAGCCTTTTTCGGTATGGCAACTAAGTATGCAGAATGTATGCTCGCAGTTAAGTATCGCACCACAGATGCTCGGGGACAGATAGCCGGTGGCCCCATGTACTATATTGAGCGCGGTTTGGGATTATCTTGGCTAGCTAAGCTGTTTGCTATTTTTGGCGTTGGGGTCGCCTTTTTTGGGATAGGCACTTTTGCCCAAGTTAATGCGATCAGCGATGCGTTAACCATCGCTTTTCATGTGCCCGCTTGGGCTACCTCATTGGTACTGACCATCTTGGTTGCCGCAGTCACCTTAGGTGGGGTAAAACGTATCGCTAACGTGGCGCAAAAGTTAGTACCCACTATGGCACTGGGATATGTACTAGCTTGTCTCTGGGTGCTGATTACTTTTTCAGAACAGATCCTTCCAGCGTTTGAGTTGGTGATTCATTCAGCCTTTACTCCCATTTCGGCTGCTGGTGGTTTCCTTGGCGCTACTGTTGCTCAAGCGCTACAAATTGGTATCGCTCGCGGTGTATTCTCCAATGAGTCAGGCCTTGGTAGTGCACCTATTGCCGCTGCTGCAGCTAAGACTAACGAGCCTGTGGAGCAAGGTCTTGTGAGCATGACCGGCACCTTCTTCGATACTATTATCATCTGCACCATGACTGGGTTGGTGTTAATTATCACTGGTGTGTGGAGTGGCGATACTGCAGGGGCGGCGATGACCAGCGCAGCATTTGCTAGCGGTGGCTCTGTGCTTGTAGGTCAATATTTTGTGACTGTGGCACTCGTTTGTTTTGCCTTTACCACGATTTTAGGCTGGCATTATTACGGTGAGCGGTGCTGGTATTACTTGATGGGAGAGCGTGGATTGCGTGCTTATCAGGGAGTATTTCTTGGCTTAATTGCCCTTGGCTCCTTTATTCATCTGGATATGATCTGGCTGCTAGCCGATACCGTGAATGGTTTAATGGCGATTCCTAATTTGATCGCGATTATCGGCTTGCGTCATATTATCTATTTGGAAACATTAAGCTATTTCACTAGGTTTGATAAAAAGGATTTAGAGGGTACTCCCTCTGACGTGTTACCGAGTTAA
- a CDS encoding DUF3581 domain-containing protein codes for MFLTPYFKKENQTVTVTPSQASDFAKVVAQDFNPIHDVGAKRFCVPGDLLFSLVLGEYGLSQKMSFTFQGMVGDGVKLQFPGSIGDAFDIHDDKDKLYLNVERQGENRNCGTQIESFIRSYVAFSGLNFIHVLVPMMKQHQVMINPARPLVIYESMSFDLTTLDFTQVTLSLVEQELVVEGKRGNVTLKFELHSGDTLVGTGVKTLVMSGLRPYEADKVQEMCDTYEGRRTSF; via the coding sequence ATGTTTCTAACGCCTTACTTTAAAAAAGAAAATCAAACAGTCACAGTAACTCCTTCTCAGGCAAGCGATTTTGCAAAGGTTGTGGCTCAGGATTTCAACCCAATTCATGACGTGGGCGCAAAGCGCTTTTGTGTACCCGGCGACCTGCTATTTTCTTTGGTTTTAGGTGAGTATGGCCTAAGCCAAAAGATGAGCTTTACCTTCCAAGGTATGGTTGGTGATGGTGTGAAATTGCAGTTTCCTGGTTCGATTGGCGATGCATTTGATATCCATGACGATAAAGATAAGCTTTATTTGAATGTTGAGCGACAGGGTGAGAACAGAAACTGTGGAACCCAAATAGAGTCGTTTATCCGTAGTTATGTGGCCTTTTCAGGATTGAACTTTATCCATGTGCTCGTGCCTATGATGAAGCAACATCAGGTGATGATTAACCCTGCTCGTCCTTTGGTTATCTATGAAAGTATGTCTTTCGATCTGACGACACTCGATTTCACTCAAGTGACGCTATCTTTGGTTGAACAGGAGTTAGTGGTCGAGGGTAAGCGCGGCAATGTGACCCTGAAGTTTGAACTGCACAGTGGCGATACTTTAGTGGGAACAGGTGTGAAAACATTAGTTATGAGCGGACTTCGTCCCTATGAAGCGGATAAAGTGCAAGAGATGTGCGATACCTATGAAGGGCGCAGAACGAGCTTTTGA
- a CDS encoding TonB-dependent receptor family protein: MSHRTTLSLSLISTALFTALSPQVIAQEIDSQATIEQISIFGERNPLNTVPGSAHQIGQAELDTFKYTDIMRTLSSVPGVYIQEEDGYGLRPNIGMRGTGQNRSEKITIMEDGVLAAPAPYASPAAYYFPTPGRMQSIEILKGSSTVKYGPRTTGGVLNMISRQIPEEELAGQLDIAAGQDGFGKIHAYAGGQGERVGAVVDLYRYQADGFKDINGVGGDTGFEKNDALAKVSIRSAEGAQYEQIVEFKLKYSDEVSNETYMGLTDADFDATPYARYSASQKDVMNTEHKQLQINHIIDFSDNLTLGTTAYYNDFARNWYKADKVDGLKLSKGGVEAASAFDKNPASAPMDVRVKANNRSYISQGIQTELNWYLDNHDLAFGARYHEDEMDRFQWADHYALDANQVMTRTESGLPGSDSNRIDSAEAIALYVQDKIQLGDFNITAGLRYEDVKTNRTDWGKENSGRDGEPKKDIDNSFSATLPSLSVTYQINSDLLVLAGVQKGFAPASPGNADKVEEKSWNYEAGARYNSGEFSSEAIFFYSDYSNMHGECTASKGCDDENIGDQYNGGEVDVKGLELSLGYSFNTQNDISFPVKLAYTYTDAEFANSFDSDFDPWGNVEEGYKLPYIAENMLFASAGVKSDNWELTLAARYTDDIRTKAGEGEIAQENLIEAKTIVDLSGRYFISEAQELYLTAENLFDKKYVTSRVYGSNFVGKPMTVSVGYTYKF, from the coding sequence ATGTCACACCGTACGACGCTATCTTTAAGTCTAATTTCAACGGCACTCTTTACAGCACTTTCACCTCAGGTCATAGCGCAAGAGATAGACTCTCAAGCGACCATTGAACAGATAAGTATCTTCGGTGAACGTAACCCACTTAATACCGTTCCTGGCAGTGCACATCAAATTGGCCAAGCCGAGTTAGATACCTTCAAATACACAGATATCATGCGCACCCTATCCAGCGTACCTGGTGTCTATATTCAAGAGGAAGATGGTTACGGTTTAAGACCCAATATAGGTATGCGTGGTACTGGCCAAAACCGTTCAGAAAAGATCACCATCATGGAAGATGGCGTACTGGCAGCACCAGCACCCTACGCCTCACCTGCCGCCTATTACTTTCCAACTCCAGGCAGAATGCAGTCTATTGAGATCCTAAAAGGTAGCTCTACCGTCAAATATGGTCCAAGAACCACAGGCGGTGTACTCAACATGATCTCTCGTCAGATCCCTGAAGAGGAGTTAGCTGGCCAGCTAGATATTGCGGCAGGTCAAGATGGCTTTGGCAAAATACACGCTTATGCTGGTGGTCAAGGTGAGCGTGTCGGCGCCGTAGTGGATCTCTACCGCTATCAAGCCGATGGGTTTAAAGATATCAATGGCGTTGGTGGTGACACAGGCTTTGAGAAAAATGATGCGCTGGCAAAAGTGAGCATTCGCTCAGCTGAGGGCGCTCAATATGAGCAGATAGTCGAGTTTAAACTTAAATATTCAGATGAAGTATCCAACGAAACCTACATGGGGCTAACCGATGCTGACTTTGATGCAACCCCCTATGCACGTTACTCTGCTTCGCAAAAAGATGTAATGAATACCGAGCATAAACAGCTGCAGATCAATCATATCATCGATTTCAGCGATAACCTCACCTTAGGCACAACCGCCTATTACAATGACTTTGCCCGTAACTGGTATAAAGCCGATAAAGTAGACGGCTTAAAACTGAGCAAAGGTGGTGTTGAGGCTGCATCAGCGTTTGATAAAAATCCAGCATCTGCTCCAATGGATGTGCGTGTTAAAGCAAACAACAGAAGCTACATCTCACAAGGTATTCAAACAGAGCTTAACTGGTACCTAGATAATCACGACCTTGCCTTTGGTGCACGTTACCATGAAGATGAGATGGACAGATTCCAGTGGGCCGATCATTATGCATTAGATGCTAATCAGGTAATGACTCGAACCGAAAGTGGCCTTCCAGGTAGCGACTCGAACCGCATCGACAGCGCAGAAGCTATTGCGCTCTACGTTCAAGATAAGATCCAGCTAGGCGATTTTAATATTACCGCAGGACTTCGCTATGAAGATGTGAAGACCAACCGTACCGACTGGGGTAAAGAGAACAGCGGACGTGATGGTGAGCCAAAGAAAGATATTGATAACAGTTTTTCAGCAACCTTGCCTTCACTTTCGGTAACCTACCAGATAAACAGCGATCTGCTGGTATTAGCTGGTGTTCAAAAGGGCTTTGCTCCGGCATCTCCAGGCAATGCTGATAAAGTAGAAGAGAAGAGCTGGAACTATGAAGCTGGTGCCCGCTATAACAGTGGCGAATTTAGTTCAGAGGCGATCTTTTTCTACAGTGACTACAGCAATATGCACGGCGAATGTACCGCTTCTAAAGGCTGTGATGATGAAAATATCGGTGACCAATACAATGGCGGTGAAGTCGATGTTAAAGGGTTGGAGCTAAGTCTTGGCTATAGCTTTAACACACAAAACGATATCAGCTTCCCAGTAAAACTTGCCTATACCTATACTGACGCTGAGTTTGCCAACAGCTTCGATTCAGATTTCGATCCTTGGGGCAACGTTGAGGAGGGTTATAAACTTCCCTATATAGCAGAAAACATGCTTTTTGCATCAGCTGGAGTTAAATCTGATAACTGGGAACTAACGTTAGCCGCACGTTACACCGATGATATTCGTACTAAAGCTGGCGAAGGTGAGATTGCTCAAGAGAACCTAATCGAAGCTAAAACTATCGTCGACCTATCGGGCCGTTACTTTATCAGTGAAGCACAGGAGCTTTACCTCACAGCTGAGAACCTTTTCGATAAAAAATATGTCACTTCGAGAGTATACGGTTCCAACTTTGTAGGTAAGCCTATGACAGTCTCTGTCGGCTATACGTATAAATTTTAA
- a CDS encoding porin, translated as MMMKKTLLATALVGLFASQSAVASDETKELRKIIEQQQKVLQDLERRLEATENRVEKTADVVEEVAESKSATTIGGYGELHYNNITNNDSGEDNKAIDFHRFVLFFGHEFTESTRFFSELEVEHALSGDGKPGEVELEQAYIEHDFNEMFTGKAGLFLVPVGIINETHEPPTFYGVERNPVEKNILPATWWEAGAALNVKAAPGLAFDGAVTSGLEVATEGSKAYNIRSGRQKVAKANASDLAYTARVKYTAVPGLELAATAQYQSDITQGAAGVDTASATMLTAHAIYSIKGFTVKALYAQWDIDGVEAEALGRDDQSGWYIEPSYRFNDSFGLFARYNRYDNEAGSAEDTEITQTNLGVNYWLHENVVFKADYEKVGGAKDADGFNLGVGYQF; from the coding sequence ATGATGATGAAAAAAACATTACTTGCAACAGCCTTAGTTGGTCTTTTTGCCAGCCAAAGTGCTGTAGCCTCTGATGAAACAAAAGAGCTACGTAAAATTATTGAGCAGCAGCAGAAAGTACTTCAAGACCTAGAGCGTCGACTTGAAGCAACTGAAAATCGTGTCGAGAAAACTGCTGATGTAGTTGAAGAGGTTGCCGAGTCAAAAAGTGCAACAACTATTGGTGGTTACGGTGAGCTTCACTATAACAACATCACTAATAACGACTCAGGTGAAGATAATAAAGCTATCGATTTTCACCGTTTCGTACTTTTCTTTGGTCATGAGTTCACTGAAAGCACACGCTTCTTCTCAGAGCTTGAAGTTGAACACGCCCTTTCAGGCGATGGTAAGCCAGGTGAAGTCGAACTTGAGCAGGCTTATATCGAGCATGACTTCAACGAAATGTTCACTGGTAAAGCCGGTCTATTCTTAGTTCCAGTTGGTATCATCAACGAAACTCACGAGCCACCAACTTTCTATGGTGTTGAGCGTAACCCTGTTGAGAAAAATATCCTACCTGCAACTTGGTGGGAAGCCGGTGCAGCACTTAATGTTAAAGCTGCTCCTGGCCTAGCATTTGACGGTGCCGTCACCAGTGGTCTTGAAGTGGCTACTGAAGGCAGTAAAGCTTATAACATTCGTAGCGGTCGTCAGAAAGTTGCAAAAGCCAATGCTTCTGACCTTGCATACACAGCGCGTGTAAAATACACAGCAGTGCCGGGACTTGAGCTTGCAGCAACGGCGCAATATCAATCAGATATCACTCAAGGTGCAGCTGGTGTTGATACCGCTTCTGCAACCATGTTAACGGCACATGCTATCTACAGCATTAAAGGTTTTACCGTTAAAGCCCTTTATGCACAGTGGGATATCGATGGCGTTGAAGCTGAAGCACTAGGTCGTGATGATCAAAGCGGTTGGTACATAGAACCATCATACCGTTTCAACGACAGCTTCGGTCTATTTGCTCGTTATAACCGTTACGACAATGAAGCTGGAAGTGCTGAAGATACAGAGATCACTCAAACTAATCTGGGTGTGAACTACTGGTTACATGAAAATGTGGTATTTAAAGCTGACTATGAAAAAGTGGGTGGCGCTAAAGATGCCGACGGTTTCAACCTAGGTGTAGGTTACCAGTTCTAA
- a CDS encoding FMN-binding protein — MMKPLQTLIFIAASILSIAVLAKSQYQAPQDFISQAFNAPAPKAKVFWLDDEAQKVIEEILSHKFRKMRIRYWQQEGETVWILNEIGKEAPITVGIHIKDQQIAQTKVLIYRESRGDEVRHDFFTDQFKAAKLNEDLKLDRHIDGITGATLSVRALTKLSRIALWLDSRIRREIT; from the coding sequence ATGATGAAACCTCTCCAAACACTGATCTTCATTGCTGCGTCAATACTGAGTATTGCTGTTCTGGCTAAGAGCCAATACCAAGCCCCTCAAGACTTTATCAGCCAAGCCTTTAACGCTCCTGCTCCTAAAGCGAAAGTTTTCTGGCTCGATGATGAAGCCCAAAAGGTGATTGAAGAGATCTTATCTCACAAATTTAGAAAGATGCGGATCCGCTACTGGCAACAGGAAGGAGAAACAGTCTGGATACTAAATGAGATAGGTAAAGAAGCGCCAATCACAGTGGGGATTCATATCAAAGACCAACAGATAGCCCAGACAAAAGTGCTGATTTATCGAGAAAGTCGCGGTGACGAAGTGCGCCATGATTTCTTTACCGATCAATTTAAAGCCGCCAAGCTCAATGAAGATCTCAAGCTAGACAGGCATATCGATGGGATCACCGGAGCCACTTTATCTGTCAGAGCCTTAACTAAGCTTTCCCGCATTGCCCTTTGGCTAGACTCACGGATAAGAAGAGAGATCACCTGA
- a CDS encoding PepSY-associated TM helix domain-containing protein → MTRKHHLSGRNSTSLMLKRQVRPWHRWLGIFSAVFVLLIAISGVLINHSNQLSIDSAHVKQAWLLDYYGIKTPSNIHIYQTSPLLANSDNLVWVDKHLALEADSAIRGIVPFDDMLIAIDNSNLYLISNEGVLLEKQDITTGLPSGLTAIANDGQIWLNTNSGSYMADSDLIEWTAAKPFAPLPWSTPLTEVGNDSVKSSAQIVSLQARSHHLTWERVLLDIHSGRFFGALGPWFMDLVALALIIMSISGVYLWIQHKPKRVKSR, encoded by the coding sequence ATGACCCGTAAGCATCATCTATCCGGTAGAAATAGCACAAGCTTAATGCTCAAAAGACAAGTCCGTCCCTGGCACAGATGGCTAGGAATATTCAGTGCGGTTTTTGTCTTACTGATCGCTATATCTGGCGTATTAATCAACCACAGTAACCAGCTATCTATCGACAGCGCCCATGTAAAACAGGCATGGTTACTGGACTATTACGGCATCAAGACACCATCTAATATCCACATTTACCAAACAAGTCCACTGCTTGCCAACTCGGACAATCTAGTATGGGTAGATAAACACCTTGCATTGGAAGCAGACTCCGCCATTCGTGGCATCGTTCCCTTCGACGACATGCTCATCGCTATCGACAATAGCAATCTATACCTTATCTCCAATGAAGGAGTGCTGCTTGAGAAACAAGATATCACCACAGGACTCCCCTCAGGACTTACCGCTATCGCCAATGATGGACAGATATGGTTAAACACTAACAGTGGTAGCTATATGGCTGATAGCGATCTTATTGAGTGGACTGCAGCTAAGCCATTCGCTCCACTCCCTTGGTCTACGCCATTAACTGAAGTTGGCAATGATTCTGTCAAATCAAGCGCTCAAATAGTCTCGCTTCAAGCCCGCTCCCATCACCTCACTTGGGAGCGGGTTTTACTCGATATCCACAGTGGCCGCTTCTTCGGTGCTCTAGGTCCCTGGTTTATGGATCTCGTCGCACTGGCCTTGATCATCATGTCCATCTCTGGAGTCTATTTATGGATACAGCACAAACCAAAGCGGGTTAAATCAAGGTAA
- a CDS encoding sugar transporter has protein sequence MKQRLIAWAPVFLLALTAFVFVSTEFVPVGLLAALGQSFGMSAIEVGPMLTAYASVVALASLPAVLLFARFERKKLLLGLMSVFIVSHGICVWAPSYEILLSGRVGIAFTHALFWAIAPALVVRLAPNGQGPQALSIFATGCVLALVLGIPLGRVIGQLVGWRTIFALIGLLTLIMMLLLWRGLPTLPATHGGSWRSLPALVRNKALLWLYLLTIVLVTAHYSVYTYLEPLLQEHFGYSANITTMILLIFGAAGLIGSALFSRYQARHAQQLLTLAILSLGSCMAILPFIANQIWLLLPLSILWGAGMMLMCLSLQSKALKLAPNATDVAMAIYSGLFNVGIGGGALLGSIIAARYGVVENGNWASILVLLASVPLFYLLKARRQEMAH, from the coding sequence ATGAAACAGCGCCTAATCGCCTGGGCACCTGTATTTTTACTGGCACTCACCGCTTTTGTTTTTGTCTCCACAGAGTTTGTTCCTGTGGGGCTTCTGGCCGCTCTTGGCCAGAGTTTTGGTATGAGCGCGATTGAAGTTGGCCCTATGCTAACGGCCTATGCCAGCGTTGTCGCACTTGCATCTTTACCTGCTGTACTGCTGTTTGCGCGATTTGAACGTAAAAAGTTACTACTTGGGTTAATGTCAGTCTTTATCGTCAGTCACGGCATCTGTGTCTGGGCCCCAAGTTATGAGATCCTTCTATCAGGTCGTGTCGGCATCGCTTTCACTCATGCACTGTTCTGGGCAATAGCCCCTGCCCTCGTCGTGCGACTCGCCCCTAATGGACAAGGTCCACAAGCCCTGAGCATCTTCGCAACAGGCTGTGTTTTGGCGCTTGTACTTGGTATTCCCCTAGGACGAGTGATTGGACAGTTAGTTGGATGGCGCACTATTTTTGCTTTAATCGGCTTACTCACATTAATCATGATGTTACTGCTTTGGCGCGGGCTGCCAACACTGCCTGCAACCCATGGCGGTAGCTGGCGTAGTCTGCCCGCTTTAGTACGTAATAAGGCACTGCTCTGGCTATACTTACTCACCATAGTGTTAGTAACAGCCCACTACAGTGTTTATACCTACTTAGAGCCTTTACTGCAGGAACACTTTGGGTATTCAGCGAATATCACTACCATGATTTTGCTTATCTTTGGTGCTGCAGGATTAATTGGTAGTGCGCTTTTTAGTCGCTACCAAGCACGTCATGCTCAACAGCTATTAACCCTAGCTATCCTCTCTTTAGGTAGCTGCATGGCAATCTTGCCATTTATTGCAAACCAGATCTGGTTACTGCTGCCTTTGTCTATTTTATGGGGAGCAGGCATGATGCTGATGTGCCTGTCACTGCAATCAAAAGCACTGAAGCTGGCGCCTAATGCTACCGATGTCGCCATGGCGATCTACTCAGGCTTATTTAATGTAGGAATTGGCGGTGGTGCGCTATTGGGCAGTATCATAGCAGCAAGATATGGCGTCGTAGAAAATGGTAACTGGGCAAGTATCTTAGTTCTCCTTGCTAGTGTGCCTCTGTTTTACCTGCTTAAAGCACGGCGACAAGAGATGGCTCATTAA
- the mrcB gene encoding penicillin-binding protein 1B, giving the protein MTDKETSKKPARKKAAPKSGAKKPAAKKRAAKAKSASKGSPSIGRRIWSISWKLGLILFVGVLSYGIYLDQVIARKFEGQKWHLPAQVFSRSMALYPGAAVSHGQLIAELKLLGYRKVANPRQVGEFSASKTRVDLWRRPFLHPQGAQAEQRVMITFDQQGVSSVARNTDNRQLAVFHLEPVLLDRIITGDGEDRLFVPTTKMPQSIIDSLILVEDRSFYEHHGVNPFAIIRAALVNISAGRTVQGGSTLTQQLAKNFFLSSERSLVRKIREALMAIIIDFRYEKDEILEAYLNEVYMGQDKARGVHGMGLASQFYFGRPIAELTLPQQAFLVAVIKGPSYYNPWRYPERAASRRDLVLRLLMEDGKLNVQQYTAAVESPLGLRSADKPVHQKLPAFFAVVQHELNRRFGDSLLKQSGIKVYTTLDPMAQEAAEKAVKKTMARLGKNDKILQVGMVVTDKYSAGIAAMVGDKVPSYKGYNRAVEIRRPIGSLVKPFVYATALNQPAKYTLATPLKDQPITLNNGHGKTWSPKNVDKKFRGEVPLLTAFKRSINVPTVNLGMEMGVSSVATTLDKSGWRDKISEYPSMLLGAVNGSPLMVAQVYQTIADNGRYRRLSSVTAVLDMENNPLPVARVEQDQALNPSSTYLVQYAMTQVVKSGTASRLGKAFPYVTLAGKTGTSNDSRDSWFAGFDERNVAAIWVGRDDNGKTGLYGSSGAMAVYQDFLGTRPPISLRRPLISGVVNGHFDKTTGVAKEAGCENSIALPALEASYHPARNCGEPLSWWQKLTGG; this is encoded by the coding sequence ATGACAGATAAAGAGACTTCAAAGAAACCTGCGCGTAAAAAAGCGGCTCCTAAATCTGGAGCGAAAAAGCCAGCAGCCAAAAAGCGTGCAGCCAAAGCAAAGAGTGCCAGTAAAGGCTCACCAAGTATAGGCAGACGGATCTGGTCTATCAGCTGGAAGCTAGGCCTGATCTTATTTGTAGGCGTGTTGAGCTACGGCATCTACCTAGATCAAGTAATAGCTCGAAAATTTGAGGGGCAGAAATGGCACCTACCTGCTCAAGTGTTTAGCCGCTCAATGGCCCTTTATCCTGGCGCAGCTGTGAGTCACGGTCAGTTAATTGCTGAATTAAAATTGCTGGGTTATCGCAAAGTGGCTAACCCAAGGCAAGTGGGTGAGTTCTCTGCATCTAAAACTCGGGTAGATTTGTGGCGTCGTCCCTTCCTGCATCCTCAAGGAGCCCAAGCTGAGCAGAGGGTTATGATCACTTTTGATCAACAAGGGGTAAGTTCGGTAGCAAGGAACACAGATAATCGTCAGTTAGCGGTTTTTCATCTCGAACCTGTGCTGCTTGACCGTATTATTACTGGCGATGGAGAAGATCGTCTGTTTGTCCCGACCACTAAGATGCCTCAGTCTATTATCGACTCACTGATCTTGGTGGAAGATCGCAGCTTCTATGAACATCATGGCGTAAATCCGTTTGCCATTATTCGTGCCGCACTGGTGAATATCAGTGCGGGGCGCACAGTGCAGGGGGGCTCAACGTTAACGCAACAGCTGGCGAAAAACTTCTTCCTCTCCAGTGAGCGCTCGTTAGTGCGGAAAATTCGGGAAGCCTTGATGGCGATAATCATCGATTTTCGCTATGAAAAGGACGAAATATTAGAGGCTTATCTTAATGAAGTGTACATGGGACAAGATAAAGCCCGTGGAGTACATGGTATGGGACTGGCCTCTCAGTTCTATTTCGGTCGTCCCATTGCTGAGTTAACTTTGCCGCAGCAAGCATTCTTGGTCGCTGTGATAAAGGGCCCCTCTTACTACAACCCTTGGCGCTATCCTGAGCGGGCTGCAAGCCGCCGCGATCTAGTGCTACGCCTCTTGATGGAGGACGGTAAGCTTAATGTGCAGCAGTATACTGCTGCCGTTGAGTCGCCTTTAGGTCTTCGAAGTGCCGACAAACCTGTCCATCAAAAGCTGCCTGCATTTTTCGCCGTGGTTCAGCATGAGCTTAACAGACGCTTTGGCGACTCTTTGTTAAAACAGTCGGGTATTAAGGTCTATACAACGCTGGATCCTATGGCGCAGGAAGCGGCTGAAAAAGCGGTGAAAAAGACCATGGCCCGTCTAGGAAAAAATGACAAGATATTGCAAGTGGGTATGGTGGTTACCGATAAATATTCGGCAGGTATAGCAGCCATGGTGGGGGATAAAGTGCCGAGTTATAAAGGCTATAACCGCGCTGTAGAGATCAGGCGTCCAATCGGCTCACTAGTCAAACCTTTTGTCTATGCGACCGCGTTGAATCAACCTGCTAAATATACTTTAGCGACGCCACTTAAGGATCAACCTATTACCCTGAACAACGGCCATGGTAAGACCTGGTCACCTAAGAATGTGGATAAGAAGTTTAGAGGTGAAGTACCACTATTGACCGCCTTTAAGAGGTCAATTAACGTACCTACGGTCAATTTAGGTATGGAGATGGGGGTCAGCAGTGTGGCGACCACGCTCGATAAATCTGGCTGGAGAGATAAAATAAGTGAATATCCCTCTATGCTGTTAGGTGCTGTTAATGGCTCACCGCTGATGGTCGCTCAGGTCTATCAAACCATAGCGGACAACGGGCGTTATCGCCGTTTATCATCGGTGACGGCTGTGCTGGATATGGAGAATAACCCTCTGCCTGTGGCGCGTGTTGAGCAGGATCAAGCATTGAATCCAAGCTCCACCTATCTGGTGCAATATGCCATGACCCAAGTGGTTAAATCCGGTACGGCAAGCAGGCTTGGAAAGGCCTTCCCCTATGTGACCTTGGCAGGTAAAACTGGGACCAGTAATGACTCCCGCGACTCCTGGTTTGCTGGATTTGATGAGCGTAATGTCGCTGCCATCTGGGTTGGACGTGATGACAACGGTAAAACAGGTCTTTATGGCAGTAGTGGCGCCATGGCTGTCTATCAAGACTTTCTCGGTACTCGACCACCAATCAGTCTAAGACGCCCTTTAATCAGTGGGGTGGTCAATGGCCACTTTGACAAAACAACCGGTGTTGCTAAAGAGGCGGGCTGTGAAAACTCTATCGCACTGCCTGCATTGGAAGCCAGTTATCATCCCGCTAGAAACTGCGGTGAACCTTTGTCTTGGTGGCAGAAGTTGACTGGAGGTTAA